The following coding sequences are from one Melanotaenia boesemani isolate fMelBoe1 chromosome 19, fMelBoe1.pri, whole genome shotgun sequence window:
- the rilpl1 gene encoding RILP-like protein 1 isoform X4, translating into MEDSVSALEKNVADLTVMDVYDIAAVVGQEFERIIDQYGCEALSRLMPKVVRVLEILEVMVSRNSISPETEELRLELDRLRLERLDRLEKEKRHRQELERVEDVWRGEAQDLLSQIAQLQEENKNLLSNMSIKDSMNEEDLQRHEGMTEIEKQVMLKLKEVVDKQRDEIRAKDRELTLKNEDIEALQQQQSRLMKINHDLRHKISVVEAQGKALIGQKVELEAGAQAQAQEVAALRQEVTRLRERLQGELPTQNPEEPPNLPPSPAEEALCEEEPGGPELKDPNRPRFTLQELRDVLHERNELKAKVFLLQEELAYYKSDEAEDEALTPSPSPELRTRSRSSAQPESGIKRLFSFFSRDKQRTSQRGAQLDSSFSSWAGKDDVYTEQAQEALQHL; encoded by the exons ATGGAGGACTCGGTGTCGGCCCTGGAGAAAAATGTGGCTGACCTCACGGTCATGGACGTGTATGACATCGCCGCGGTGGTGGGCCAGGAGTTCGAGCGGATCATAGACCAGTATGGCTGCGAGGCTCTGTCCAGGCTGATGCCCAAAGTAGTCCGGGTCCTGGAGATCCTGGAGGTGATGGTGAGCCGCAACAGCATCAGCCCGGAGACCGAGGAGCTGCGGCTGGAGCTGGACCGGCTGCGGCTGGAGCGGCTGGACCGGCTGGAGAAGGAGAAGAGACACAGACAG GAGCTGGAGCGGGTGGAGGATGTGTGGAGGGGTGAAGCTCAGGATCTGCTCTCCCAGATCGctcagctgcaggaggagaaCAAGAACCTCCTCTCCAATATGTCGATTAAAGACTCGATGAACGAGGAGGACCTGCAGAGACATGAAG GAATGACGGAGATTGAGAAGCAGGTGATGCTGAAGCTGAAGGAGGTGGTGGACAAGCAGAGAGACGAGATCCGAGCCAAGGACCGGGAGCTCACGCTGAAGAACGAGGACATAGAAGCA ctccagcagcagcagtctcGTCTCATGAAGATCAACCACGACCTGCGCCACAAAATCTCGGTGGTGGAGGCTCAGGGGAAGGCGCTCATCGGGCAGAAGGTGGAGCTGGAGGCAGGCGCTCAGGCGCAAGCGCAGGAAGTCGCCGCCCTTCGGCAGGAAGTCACACGCTTACGAGAACGGCTTCAAGGAGAGCTGCCCACGCAGAACCCCGAGGAACCCCCAAATCTGCCCCCATCACCTGCAGAG GAGGCCCTGTGTGAGGAGGAGCCAGGCGGCCCCGAACTGAAGGACCCCAACAGGCCTCGCTTCACCCTGCAGGAGCTGAGGGACGTCCTCCATGAGAGGAATGAGCTCAAAGCCAAAGTCTTCCTGCTGCAGGAGGAGCTAGCATACTACAAAAG CGATGAAGCCGAGGATGAGGCTCTGACTCCGTCTCCCTCCCCTGAACTGAGGACTCGCTCCCGTTCTTCTGCCCAGCCCGAATCAGGAATCAAACGCCT GTTTAGTTTCTTCTCGCGGGACAAGCAGCGCACCTCGCAGCGGGGCGCGCAGCTCGACTCCAGCTTCAGCTCGTGGGCGGGGAAAGACGACGTGTACACAGAACAAGCCCAGGAGGCTCTACAGCACCTGTAG
- the kmt5aa gene encoding N-lysine methyltransferase KMT5A-A, with amino-acid sequence MNGEIVCSAHSVTVLSCTKPTSAIQDEKTTIRLTQEGRCSPIHPLQSDAQRQAEGRAADTINATPRDAKSDFTETASTYSQRSPCWSDEQLLPPQLHCLRSPAEAPLPLGKTLPHTPLQASNSSSLHQRRGAWTNSKAKKTSQRTHSRPKTGGKNSQNRKVTDFYPIRRSSRKSKTELKCEEKKLIDDLIMNGIEEGMEVQHIEGKGRAVFTNRCFQKGDYVVEYHGDLLQITDAKKREAEYAQNPATGCYMYYFQYLCKTYCVDATKETGRMGRLINHSKNGNCQTKLHDIGGIPHLILVASRDIDKGEELLYDYGDRSKASIDAHPWLKY; translated from the exons GAAATTGTTTGCAGCGCTCATTCAGTGACAGTCTTAAGCTGCACCAAGCCCACATCAGCAATCCAGGATGAGAAGACGACCATCAGGCTGACCCAGGAGGGGAGATGCTCTCCCATCCACCCCCTGCAGAGTGATGCTCAGAGGCAGGCAGAGG GCAGGGCAGCCGACACCATCAACGCTACGCCGAGAGACGCAAAGTCTGACTTCACGGAGACGGCGAGCACCTATAGCCAGCGTTCACCCTGCTGGTCAGATGAACAGCTGTTACCTCCGCAGCTCCACTGCCTTCGTTCCCCCGCAGAGGCCCCCCTGCCCCTCGGTAAAACCTTACCTCACACCCCCCTCCAGGCCAGCAACAGCAGCTCGCTTCACCAGAGGAGAGGCGCTTGGACCAACAGCAAGGCAAAGAAAACTTCACAGAGGACACATTCTCGTCCTAA GACTGGAGGAAAAAACTCTCAAAACCGAAAAGTTACTGACTTCTACCCAATAAGACGAAGCtccagaaaaagtaaaacagaactGAAG TGTGAAGAAAAGAAGCTCATAGACGACCTGATCATGAATGGAATAGAGGAAGGAATGGAG GTGCAGCATATAGAAGGAAAGGGGAGGGCGGTGTTCACCAATCGTTGTTTCCAGAAGGGCGATTATGTGGTGGAGTATCACGGAGACTTGCTGCAGATCACCGACGCCAAGAAGAGAGAGGCCGAATACGCTCAAAATCCCGCTACTGGCTGCTACATGTACTACTTCCAGTACCTCTGCAAAACATACTg cGTGGACGCCACCAAAGAGACGGGCCGGATGGGCAGGCTCATAAATCACAGTAAAAACGGGAACTGCCAAACCAAACTCCACGACATCGGCGGCATCCCTCACCTCATCCTCGTCGCCTCGCGAGACATCGACAAGGGGGAGGAGCTTCTTTACGACTACGGAGACCGCAGTAAAGCCTCCATCGATGCCCACCCCTGGCTGAAATACTAA
- the rilpl1 gene encoding RILP-like protein 1 isoform X5 — protein MEDSVSALEKNVADLTVMDVYDIAAVVGQEFERIIDQYGCEALSRLMPKVVRVLEILEVMVSRNSISPETEELRLELDRLRLERLDRLEKEKRHRQELERVEDVWRGEAQDLLSQIAQLQEENKNLLSNMSIKDSMNEEDLQRHEGMTEIEKQVMLKLKEVVDKQRDEIRAKDRELTLKNEDIEALQQQQSRLMKINHDLRHKISVVEAQGKALIGQKVELEAGAQAQAQEVAALRQEVTRLRERLQGELPTQNPEEPPNLPPSPAERGTAAAVPLGAEGWADRPDLCELMPVGFDPTLRPLSGSLSPEGREDEEAEEEAVLLWEAMCDEDMPAVFQYFTKEALCEEEPGGPELKDPNRPRFTLQELRDVLHERNELKAKVFLLQEELAYYKSDEAEDEALTPSPSPELRTRSRSSAQPESGIKRLFSFFSRDKQRTSQRGAQLDSSFSSWAGKDDVYTEQAQEALQHL, from the exons ATGGAGGACTCGGTGTCGGCCCTGGAGAAAAATGTGGCTGACCTCACGGTCATGGACGTGTATGACATCGCCGCGGTGGTGGGCCAGGAGTTCGAGCGGATCATAGACCAGTATGGCTGCGAGGCTCTGTCCAGGCTGATGCCCAAAGTAGTCCGGGTCCTGGAGATCCTGGAGGTGATGGTGAGCCGCAACAGCATCAGCCCGGAGACCGAGGAGCTGCGGCTGGAGCTGGACCGGCTGCGGCTGGAGCGGCTGGACCGGCTGGAGAAGGAGAAGAGACACAGACAG GAGCTGGAGCGGGTGGAGGATGTGTGGAGGGGTGAAGCTCAGGATCTGCTCTCCCAGATCGctcagctgcaggaggagaaCAAGAACCTCCTCTCCAATATGTCGATTAAAGACTCGATGAACGAGGAGGACCTGCAGAGACATGAAG GAATGACGGAGATTGAGAAGCAGGTGATGCTGAAGCTGAAGGAGGTGGTGGACAAGCAGAGAGACGAGATCCGAGCCAAGGACCGGGAGCTCACGCTGAAGAACGAGGACATAGAAGCA ctccagcagcagcagtctcGTCTCATGAAGATCAACCACGACCTGCGCCACAAAATCTCGGTGGTGGAGGCTCAGGGGAAGGCGCTCATCGGGCAGAAGGTGGAGCTGGAGGCAGGCGCTCAGGCGCAAGCGCAGGAAGTCGCCGCCCTTCGGCAGGAAGTCACACGCTTACGAGAACGGCTTCAAGGAGAGCTGCCCACGCAGAACCCCGAGGAACCCCCAAATCTGCCCCCATCACCTGCAGAG CGTGGTACAGCTGCAGCAGTGCCGCTGGGGGCCGAGGGCTGGGCAGACAGACCCGACCTCTGTGAGCTGATGCCGGTCGGGTTTGATCCCACCTTGCGGCCCCTGTCCGGCTCCCTCAGTCCAGAGGGACGCGAGGATGAGGAGGCCGAGGAAGAGGCAGTGTTGCTTTGG GAGGCGATGTGTGATGAAGACATGCCTGCTGTGTTCCAATATTTCACCAAG GAGGCCCTGTGTGAGGAGGAGCCAGGCGGCCCCGAACTGAAGGACCCCAACAGGCCTCGCTTCACCCTGCAGGAGCTGAGGGACGTCCTCCATGAGAGGAATGAGCTCAAAGCCAAAGTCTTCCTGCTGCAGGAGGAGCTAGCATACTACAAAAG CGATGAAGCCGAGGATGAGGCTCTGACTCCGTCTCCCTCCCCTGAACTGAGGACTCGCTCCCGTTCTTCTGCCCAGCCCGAATCAGGAATCAAACGCCT GTTTAGTTTCTTCTCGCGGGACAAGCAGCGCACCTCGCAGCGGGGCGCGCAGCTCGACTCCAGCTTCAGCTCGTGGGCGGGGAAAGACGACGTGTACACAGAACAAGCCCAGGAGGCTCTACAGCACCTGTAG
- the rilpl1 gene encoding RILP-like protein 1 isoform X3 — MEDSVSALEKNVADLTVMDVYDIAAVVGQEFERIIDQYGCEALSRLMPKVVRVLEILEVMVSRNSISPETEELRLELDRLRLERLDRLEKEKRHRQELERVEDVWRGEAQDLLSQIAQLQEENKNLLSNMSIKDSMNEEDLQRHEGMTEIEKQVMLKLKEVVDKQRDEIRAKDRELTLKNEDIEALQQQQSRLMKINHDLRHKISVVEAQGKALIGQKVELEAGAQAQAQEVAALRQEVTRLRERLQGELPTQNPEEPPNLPPSPAEEAMCDEDMPAVFQYFTKEALCEEEPGGPELKDPNRPRFTLQELRDVLHERNELKAKVFLLQEELAYYKSDEAEDEALTPSPSPELRTRSRSSAQPESGIKRLIFTAIMPMVAAGLIPDDPTLQPIRRLMSLV; from the exons ATGGAGGACTCGGTGTCGGCCCTGGAGAAAAATGTGGCTGACCTCACGGTCATGGACGTGTATGACATCGCCGCGGTGGTGGGCCAGGAGTTCGAGCGGATCATAGACCAGTATGGCTGCGAGGCTCTGTCCAGGCTGATGCCCAAAGTAGTCCGGGTCCTGGAGATCCTGGAGGTGATGGTGAGCCGCAACAGCATCAGCCCGGAGACCGAGGAGCTGCGGCTGGAGCTGGACCGGCTGCGGCTGGAGCGGCTGGACCGGCTGGAGAAGGAGAAGAGACACAGACAG GAGCTGGAGCGGGTGGAGGATGTGTGGAGGGGTGAAGCTCAGGATCTGCTCTCCCAGATCGctcagctgcaggaggagaaCAAGAACCTCCTCTCCAATATGTCGATTAAAGACTCGATGAACGAGGAGGACCTGCAGAGACATGAAG GAATGACGGAGATTGAGAAGCAGGTGATGCTGAAGCTGAAGGAGGTGGTGGACAAGCAGAGAGACGAGATCCGAGCCAAGGACCGGGAGCTCACGCTGAAGAACGAGGACATAGAAGCA ctccagcagcagcagtctcGTCTCATGAAGATCAACCACGACCTGCGCCACAAAATCTCGGTGGTGGAGGCTCAGGGGAAGGCGCTCATCGGGCAGAAGGTGGAGCTGGAGGCAGGCGCTCAGGCGCAAGCGCAGGAAGTCGCCGCCCTTCGGCAGGAAGTCACACGCTTACGAGAACGGCTTCAAGGAGAGCTGCCCACGCAGAACCCCGAGGAACCCCCAAATCTGCCCCCATCACCTGCAGAG GAGGCGATGTGTGATGAAGACATGCCTGCTGTGTTCCAATATTTCACCAAG GAGGCCCTGTGTGAGGAGGAGCCAGGCGGCCCCGAACTGAAGGACCCCAACAGGCCTCGCTTCACCCTGCAGGAGCTGAGGGACGTCCTCCATGAGAGGAATGAGCTCAAAGCCAAAGTCTTCCTGCTGCAGGAGGAGCTAGCATACTACAAAAG CGATGAAGCCGAGGATGAGGCTCTGACTCCGTCTCCCTCCCCTGAACTGAGGACTCGCTCCCGTTCTTCTGCCCAGCCCGAATCAGGAATCAAACGCCT GATCTTCACAGCCATCATGCCGATGGTGGCGGCTGGTTTGATCCCAGATGACCCCACTTTACAGCCAATCAGACGTCTCATGTCGCTTGTATGA
- the rilpl1 gene encoding RILP-like protein 1 isoform X1, whose protein sequence is MEDSVSALEKNVADLTVMDVYDIAAVVGQEFERIIDQYGCEALSRLMPKVVRVLEILEVMVSRNSISPETEELRLELDRLRLERLDRLEKEKRHRQELERVEDVWRGEAQDLLSQIAQLQEENKNLLSNMSIKDSMNEEDLQRHEGMTEIEKQVMLKLKEVVDKQRDEIRAKDRELTLKNEDIEALQQQQSRLMKINHDLRHKISVVEAQGKALIGQKVELEAGAQAQAQEVAALRQEVTRLRERLQGELPTQNPEEPPNLPPSPAEEAMCDEDMPAVFQYFTKEALCEEEPGGPELKDPNRPRFTLQELRDVLHERNELKAKVFLLQEELAYYKSDEAEDEALTPSPSPELRTRSRSSAQPESGIKRLFSFFSRDKQRTSQRGAQLDSSFSSWAGKDDVYTEQAQEALQHL, encoded by the exons ATGGAGGACTCGGTGTCGGCCCTGGAGAAAAATGTGGCTGACCTCACGGTCATGGACGTGTATGACATCGCCGCGGTGGTGGGCCAGGAGTTCGAGCGGATCATAGACCAGTATGGCTGCGAGGCTCTGTCCAGGCTGATGCCCAAAGTAGTCCGGGTCCTGGAGATCCTGGAGGTGATGGTGAGCCGCAACAGCATCAGCCCGGAGACCGAGGAGCTGCGGCTGGAGCTGGACCGGCTGCGGCTGGAGCGGCTGGACCGGCTGGAGAAGGAGAAGAGACACAGACAG GAGCTGGAGCGGGTGGAGGATGTGTGGAGGGGTGAAGCTCAGGATCTGCTCTCCCAGATCGctcagctgcaggaggagaaCAAGAACCTCCTCTCCAATATGTCGATTAAAGACTCGATGAACGAGGAGGACCTGCAGAGACATGAAG GAATGACGGAGATTGAGAAGCAGGTGATGCTGAAGCTGAAGGAGGTGGTGGACAAGCAGAGAGACGAGATCCGAGCCAAGGACCGGGAGCTCACGCTGAAGAACGAGGACATAGAAGCA ctccagcagcagcagtctcGTCTCATGAAGATCAACCACGACCTGCGCCACAAAATCTCGGTGGTGGAGGCTCAGGGGAAGGCGCTCATCGGGCAGAAGGTGGAGCTGGAGGCAGGCGCTCAGGCGCAAGCGCAGGAAGTCGCCGCCCTTCGGCAGGAAGTCACACGCTTACGAGAACGGCTTCAAGGAGAGCTGCCCACGCAGAACCCCGAGGAACCCCCAAATCTGCCCCCATCACCTGCAGAG GAGGCGATGTGTGATGAAGACATGCCTGCTGTGTTCCAATATTTCACCAAG GAGGCCCTGTGTGAGGAGGAGCCAGGCGGCCCCGAACTGAAGGACCCCAACAGGCCTCGCTTCACCCTGCAGGAGCTGAGGGACGTCCTCCATGAGAGGAATGAGCTCAAAGCCAAAGTCTTCCTGCTGCAGGAGGAGCTAGCATACTACAAAAG CGATGAAGCCGAGGATGAGGCTCTGACTCCGTCTCCCTCCCCTGAACTGAGGACTCGCTCCCGTTCTTCTGCCCAGCCCGAATCAGGAATCAAACGCCT GTTTAGTTTCTTCTCGCGGGACAAGCAGCGCACCTCGCAGCGGGGCGCGCAGCTCGACTCCAGCTTCAGCTCGTGGGCGGGGAAAGACGACGTGTACACAGAACAAGCCCAGGAGGCTCTACAGCACCTGTAG
- the rilpl1 gene encoding RILP-like protein 1 isoform X2, translated as MEDSVSALEKNVADLTVMDVYDIAAVVGQEFERIIDQYGCEALSRLMPKVVRVLEILEVMVSRNSISPETEELRLELDRLRLERLDRLEKEKRHRQELERVEDVWRGEAQDLLSQIAQLQEENKNLLSNMSIKDSMNEEDLQRHEGMTEIEKQVMLKLKEVVDKQRDEIRAKDRELTLKNEDIEALQQQQSRLMKINHDLRHKISVVEAQGKALIGQKVELEAGAQAQAQEVAALRQEVTRLRERLQGELPTQNPEEPPNLPPSPAEEAMCDEDMPAVFQYFTKEALCEEEPGGPELKDPNRPRFTLQELRDVLHERNELKAKVFLLQEELAYYKSDEAEDEALTPSPSPELRTRSRSSAQPESGIKRLIFTAIMPMVAAGLIPDDPTLQPIRRLMSLV; from the exons ATGGAGGACTCGGTGTCGGCCCTGGAGAAAAATGTGGCTGACCTCACGGTCATGGACGTGTATGACATCGCCGCGGTGGTGGGCCAGGAGTTCGAGCGGATCATAGACCAGTATGGCTGCGAGGCTCTGTCCAGGCTGATGCCCAAAGTAGTCCGGGTCCTGGAGATCCTGGAGGTGATGGTGAGCCGCAACAGCATCAGCCCGGAGACCGAGGAGCTGCGGCTGGAGCTGGACCGGCTGCGGCTGGAGCGGCTGGACCGGCTGGAGAAGGAGAAGAGACACAGACAG GAGCTGGAGCGGGTGGAGGATGTGTGGAGGGGTGAAGCTCAGGATCTGCTCTCCCAGATCGctcagctgcaggaggagaaCAAGAACCTCCTCTCCAATATGTCGATTAAAGACTCGATGAACGAGGAGGACCTGCAGAGACATGAAG GAATGACGGAGATTGAGAAGCAGGTGATGCTGAAGCTGAAGGAGGTGGTGGACAAGCAGAGAGACGAGATCCGAGCCAAGGACCGGGAGCTCACGCTGAAGAACGAGGACATAGAAGCA ctccagcagcagcagtctcGTCTCATGAAGATCAACCACGACCTGCGCCACAAAATCTCGGTGGTGGAGGCTCAGGGGAAGGCGCTCATCGGGCAGAAGGTGGAGCTGGAGGCAGGCGCTCAGGCGCAAGCGCAGGAAGTCGCCGCCCTTCGGCAGGAAGTCACACGCTTACGAGAACGGCTTCAAGGAGAGCTGCCCACGCAGAACCCCGAGGAACCCCCAAATCTGCCCCCATCACCTGCAGAG GAGGCGATGTGTGATGAAGACATGCCTGCTGTGTTCCAATATTTCACCAAG GAGGCCCTGTGTGAGGAGGAGCCAGGCGGCCCCGAACTGAAGGACCCCAACAGGCCTCGCTTCACCCTGCAGGAGCTGAGGGACGTCCTCCATGAGAGGAATGAGCTCAAAGCCAAAGTCTTCCTGCTGCAGGAGGAGCTAGCATACTACAAAAG CGATGAAGCCGAGGATGAGGCTCTGACTCCGTCTCCCTCCCCTGAACTGAGGACTCGCTCCCGTTCTTCTGCCCAGCCCGAATCAGGAATCAAACGCCT GATCTTCACAGCCATCATGCCGATGGTGGCGGCTGGTTTGATCCCAGATGACCCCACTTTACAGCCAATCAGACGTCTCATGTCGCTT GTTTAG